The genomic interval CGAGTGCGGGAGCTGCTGCAGGCCGACGAGGAGGAGTTCGCCGCGGCGGTCGCAGACATCGACAAGCGGCTGCGGGCGGAGATCCGGGAGCGGCAACGGCACCGGGAGGGAATCGCCCGCCTCGCCTCCGGGGACAGCTTGGCGCTGCCCCCGGTGGTGGTCGAGTATCTCGACCGGCTGCGGGCGCTCGGGGTCGACGAGCGAATCGTCCAGGTCGAGCGCGACGGCTGGATCCCGCTGGCCGCGCACTCACCGGAGCGAGTCCCGGAATGGATGGCACGCAAGCGTGAGCAGATCGCCGCCCCACAGCTCATCGGCTTCTATCTCACCTTGGGCCAGGCACTAGACCGCACCGACGACGACCCACGGCTGGTCGAGCTGGCCGACAAACTGGCCGCCTACATCACGCAGATGGCAGACGAACGGGGCGAGGACTACGTCGACGACACCCACATCGAGCCACCGCTGGTCAAGCTGATGGACACGCTGGCGTTCGACACTGTGCCGCCGGCCCGTCGGCTGATCGAGTTGCTGAAGGAGCGAGGCTGGACCGGCTGGACCGAACTCAAGCGTGTGAACCCCACACCGGATGCGGCCGGAACATGGCAAGAAGACACCGCATCGCGGCGTTCCGGGCGCGATCGGTGACGGCGGGCGAAGCCCCGCCGGGCGGGGCCGCCGGCAGCGGCTTCGGCACTGATGTTGACCGAGACGGCCCAGGACTCCCCAGAACTACGGCAAGCCGCAAAGGGGGAGGGTCCTGACGGGATGCACTACCCGAGGCTGATCACGCTGTGTAAACGCTCGGAATTCGGCATGATCGGAAGCCGAAACTCCTCCTCGCCGAGGCGCTGCGGCTGTGGGCGTTCAAAGCTGGTTAGTAGTTCTTCCGAACCGCCTGCCATCGCGTCCAGCACGGCCGCCGCCGTCACCATCTGACGCCTCGGCCGGCCCCCACGCGCCACCGCAATCCAGGACGCTTGCAGTCGTCGCGGACGCATGTTGCATCTGATGTATCACCGCTCATTCCCGGTGAGCGGAGCGCCGCGGTCGCGCATGAACGGCACCGGGTCGATGGCGCCGTGCCGGCTCCGGTCGCCGCGCAGGTGCACCTCGAAGTGCAGGTGCGGCCCCGAGGAGTTGCCGCTCGATCCGACCCGCCCGATCACCTGCCCGGCCTCCACCATGTCGTTCTTGGAAACCATCGGCCTGTTGACCATGTGGCAGTACCGGGTGATCACGTTGCCCGCGTGCAGGATGTCGACGAACCAGCCGCAGCCGCCCTTGCCCGGGAAGCCGTCCACGTCGCAGCTCAACCGCCCCCGCCGGTCCGGGTCGCAGCGGGAGACCAGCACCCGGCCGGCCGCCGCCGCCCGGATCTCCGTGGTGTACTTCGGCGCGCCGATGTCGACCCCGTTGTGCGCCGGCCGGGCAGCGGTACGGAATCCGGAGCCGACCCCGCCGGGGATCGGGGCGGTCCAGCCCGAGGCGGCGATCTCCGCCCCGTCGGCGCAGCCGAGCCCCAGGTCGGTACCGGCGGCCCGGGCGGCCCCGCCGGTCAACGCGTTCACGATCTCGGTCGCCAGCGGCTCGTGCTTGGCGTACGCGTCCGGGAAGGCGCTGATCTGCACCGCCTGGGCGGCCCGGGTGAGCGACCGCTTCTGCCAGTTCCGGATGGTCTTCAACTTCTCGTAGAACTTCCGGGCCGCGTACTCCGGGTTGCGGATCTGCTCCGGCGTGCCCCAGCCGGTGCTGGGCCGCTGCTGGAACAGTCCGAGCGAGTCGTGGTCGTTGCGGTCGCCGAGATGCCCATGGTTGGTCAGGCCGGACTCCTGCATCGCGGTGGCGACCGCGATCACCCAGGCCCGGGGCGGCAGCCCCATCTCCCGGCCAACCTTGATGATGATCGCCGCGTTCCGCATCTGACTCGCCTTGTACGGCCCGACCAGCGGCAGGTCGCCGTCGGTCTTGACCGGCTCGGTGTCGCCGCAGCCGAAGGTCGCCGCCGCCAGGTTCTCCTCCTCGGAGGCGAACATCGTCACCAGGAACGCACCGGTGCCGCCGACGCAGCAGAGCAGCGCGAGTACGCCGGTCAGCACCACCGCCAGCGCGACCCGCCGTACCGGTCGCCGGGTCGGACCCCGGTCGGTCATCCCGCACCCACCTCCCCGCGCCCGCTCAGCGCCGTTGCCAGTCCACCGTGTCCACCCGCCAACGCCCCTGCACCGCCACCAGGCCGAGCCGCAGTTCGCCGGAGTCCACCGGTACGACCACCTCGACCAGGCTGTCGTTCTGCGGTACGGCCAGCAGGTCCCCGGTGATCCGGTCCGCCGGCACGGTGGCCGGGTCGACCCCGGTCAACTGCTCGGCGAGATTGTCGGTGGCGAGCTGCCGCAGCCCCGCGTGCCACTCGTCGGCGGTGGTGTCCCGGTGGTCCAGCCAGGCGGTGGCGAAAGACCGGGCCACCTGTGCCGGCTCGGGCGCGCCGGGACTGGTCCGGGGCGACGGCTCCTCGGTCACGGTCAGCCCGTCGTCGCCGGCCTCCGGGTCGGTGATGCTGATCGGGCCGGGCGTACCGCCGACGAGTCCGGGCCGGTCGTCGCCGGGGCCGGCGATCAGCCGGGCCGCGCCGACGATCCCGACCACCAGCACGGCGATGACGATCGCGATCCCGAGCCGGGACCGGAGGAGCCGGGTGAAGAGGAACTCGACGGCGCGCCGCATCCCGTCACCTCGCCTCGGAGCGGATCCGGGGCGCCCGGGGGGCGGGCGTCGGGTCGGGGGCGGGCGCGGAGTCGGGCCGGTAGATCACGTAGGAGGGGTTCTCCACCGGTACGTCGGGCTCGGTCCACTCCGCCGGCCGGCGGCGGGACGGCCGGGCCCGGTCCGGGCGCGAGCCGGAGCCGCCACCCGGGGCCGCCGCCGGGGGAGAGTCGGGTGCCTCGGTACCCCGCTCGGGGCTGCTCTCCGAGCGGCTGCCGGCCCCGGTCTGGGCCGGGTCCTCGTGCCGGGCCTCCGGGCGTACGTTGGTCTGCTGGATCACCACGCTGCGGTTCTTGACCCGGATGTCGGTGCGGTGGTCCGGGTCGTCGAGCTGGGACGCGGCCCGGACGTCCCGGAAGAACCGGCGGTGCCAGGAGCCGGCCGAGGCGATCACCTCGGTGCTGTCCTTGCCGCCGAGTTGGGTGATCCGGCGGTACGGCCGCAGCAGCAGCCAGCCCACCACGCCGCAGAGCCAGACCAGCACCACCTGGAGCCAGCCGGGAATGGTGGAGGTGCTCATCACCAGGTCGACGGCGAAGAGATAGATCGCCGCACCGGTGCCGAAGATGGCGATGTTGAACACGGCGGCGACGACGGCGTTGCCCAGCCGGCGCAGCCCGGCGCTGGCCGGGCGGAGCAGCCCGACCGTGCCGAGCACCGGGGCGGCGATCACCGCCCACCGGAAGAGCAGGAAGCCGAGCAGCACCAGTACGGACGCGGTCAGGTCGAACATCGCGAAGAGGATCGCGGCCAGGATGGCGATCAGCCCGGCGCCGATCCGGTCCGAGTCGCGGGCGCCGCGCAGGTACTCGTACGCCTCCGGGTCCTCCCGCTGGATCTGCTGGGCGACCTTCATCCACTGTTCCTGCTTGGCGGAGACGGTGGTCTGCCGGGTGCCCGGGTTGGCGGCGATCCGGGCGGTCTCCTCCCAGGTGAACGCCTTGGCGTCGTAGAGCGCCCGGCCGTACTTGCGGGCCGTCTCGCTGTCCGAGGAGCCGAGCGCGCCGCGCAGCCAGTTGCGGTAGAGCATCGTCTCGGTCGCGGTGTCACTGGCCCGCAGCGCCGGTGGCCGGTTGTCCTTGCAGCCGGCCGGGTTGAGCGAGCCGCAGCGGTCGGCCGGGATGCTCTTGTCCCGGGGGCCGACCGCCTCGTGCACCACGTTCAGCGTGGTGACCAGGGTGCCGTCGGCGACGTTGGCGGACCGGACCGGCCAGGCGGCGATCGCGGTCACCGCGACCATCACCAGCACCGCCCAGCCGGCGGTGGTCATCGCGTTGCTCATGTCGGACTGCCGGGAGCGCCAGAGCAGGTAGACGCCGACGACGCAGAGGGTGATGATGCCGAAGACGCTGAAGACCCGCTCGTAGACCGCCTTGGTGGCCTGCTCGACCAGCGGGTCGGCCCAGTCCCACATGCTGCTCGGGTCCCAGGCCCGCTCGCGCAGCGCGTTCGAGGCGCCGATGATCGCGGCGGCGATCCGGATCTCGCCGTCCGCGATCTTGTTGAACACCTTGCTGCCCGGGTCGATCACGTCCGAGGCGCAGCCGCCGGAGTCGTCGTACGTCTCGTAGCTGTAGCCGGCGTTGCCGTACTCGGTGTACATCCCCTTCACGCCCGGCTTGCTGCTCGCCTCGGGACGGGTGGCGAACCAGCCGCCGAGCCCCTGGTCGGGCGCGCTCGGGGTGGGCGCCGTGACACAGTCCCGGATGTGCTGGCCGACGTTGGCGAGCCGGTCGACGCAGTCCCGGAAGTTCGCCTCCCACTCGGCGGTGGTGCAGAGCGCGACCTTGGCCTGGCTCGGCACCGGCACGGCGGCGGAGGCCGGCGTGGCGCCGCCGATCACCGGCCAGACCAGGGTGGCGGTCGCCAGCACCCCGATCGCGAGCAGCAGGGCGGCGAGCCGGGCTCCGAACCTCATGGTCAAGCCTCCAGGTCCGCGACGGGGGAGGGCAGGTTGGCCGGGGCGGCCTTCGCCGTGACCGGGGTGGTGTCCAGGTGGTCGAGCAGGCCGGGCACGTACGAGACGTCGACGCGTACCTTCTGCACCCGGCCGTCGACGTCACGCATCACGAACTCGCGGAAGCCGAGCCGGTCCGCCGAGGAGGCGTCCACGCTGGAGAGCGAGGCGAGGGTCGCCTCGTAGCCGTCGTTGACCGGTACCCGGAGCAGCCGCAGCGCCTCGGAGGCGATGTCGACGTCCTCGGCGATCCGGCCGACGAAGACGGTGGAGACGAGGTTCTGCACGTCGAGCCCGAGGATGTCCTTCGGGTTCTGCGAGGAGACCAGCGCGGCGAGGTTCCACTTCCGGGAGTCCCGGGCCAGCCGGACCAGGAACGACCGCCCCGAGCGCCAGCCCTCCATGAAGTGCGCCTCGTCCAGGCCGACCAGCTTGCGCGACGACATCGCGCCGCCGTAGCAGCGGCGTACCGCCAGCCGGTGCGCGGTGTGCAGCATCGGCAGCGCCAGCGCCTCCTCGGCCGACCAGTACTCCCGCTCGATCTTCAGGTCCGGCAGCCGCAGCCCGGCCATGGTGATCACGGTCAGCGTGGCGTCGGCGCCGAGCAGCCCCTCCGGCGGGCGGCCGAAGAAGAGCAGCGCCAACGGCATCTCGGCGGTGTCCAGCAGCAGGTTGGCCAGCTCCCGGCCCTCGTCCTCCAGCCCGGCCAGGCAGGCCACCACGTCGTCCAGGGTGGAGGTCTCCTCGGCCGGTACCTGCCGGACCGCGTGCCGGAAGAGCGTCGCGGTGGACGCCTCCCGGGCCACCTGCGGCGGCACCAGCATCATGCAGATGTCCTGCACCAGCATCCGCCGCTCGGCGCGGGCGTTGGAGACGGCGATCTGGAACTCCCGGTCGCCCGCCGAGCCGGCGGCGAACTCGCTGCGCAGCGGGGTCGGGATCAGCGCGTACGGCGCCAGGGTGCCGTGCTCGGAGCCGGTCAGGTTCAGCACGCGTGAATACGGTCGCAGCTCCGGCATCGCGCAGAGCCGGGCCAGCGGGCCGGACGGGTCGAGCAGGGTCACCTGCACCCCCCGCCGGGCGGCCAGATAGCCGAGCGCGCCGAGCAGGGTCGACTTGCCACCGCCGGGCTCGGCGACGAAGACGGCGAGCCCGGAACGCTCGCGTACCTCCATCGGGAAGTGCAGGTCCAGGAAGACCGGCCGGCGGCAGGTGCCGGCGGTACGACCGATCAGGTCGCCGCGCCGGTCCCCGACCGTCGAGGCGGCCTGCGGCAGTGCGGCCGCCAGCAGGTTCACCGGCATCCGGCGCAGGTAGCCGGTGTTGGCGATCGGTTCGCCGGGAATGAACTCCCGGGCCAGCCAGTCCTGGTTCTTCGGATGCTGGAGCGAGATCCGCAGCTCCCGGGAGTAGAGCTGGATCAGCCGCCGGGCCCGCTCCAGGCACTCCTCCCTGGTCCGCCCGCCGACCGCGATCCGGTGCCAGCCGTGCGCCCGGGCCGACTCCACCGGCAGCCCGGTGGTCATCTCGTCCCCGATCACCAGGGCCCGCTTGGCCAGCCGCTCCAGCTCCGGCGGGGCGTCGATGCCGTGCTCGGCGTAGTCGAGCTGCTGCGAGCGGATCATCCGCAGCCGGTGCTCCAGATTGCGGAACGAGTCGCCGGGACCGAGGATGTCGACCCGGGTGGAGAGCTCCATCGGCCAGGGCAGCCGCTCGTGGAAGTGCAGCCACGGCTCGTGCCGCTCCGGGATCTCCAGCGGCTCCATCCGGCCCACCGCGAGTACCGCGACGTGCCGCTCCTCGCCGGTCATCCGGTTGACCAGCTTCACCGTCGACCCGTACGGGGTGCGGTAGCGCTCCACCTGCTCGGTCAGGGCGAGCAGGTCGCCGCGCTCCCACCGGCCGTTGGTGACCGGCGAGAGCTGGCCGGGCGGGGCCATGCAGAGCGCCACGGAGCGGTACATCAGCCACTCCAGCTCCTCGGCGCTGACCTGCCGCCCCCGCATCCCGAACGCGCCGAGCACCTCGTCGAACTGCTCGACCGTCCGGCCCAGCTTGCGGCGCTCCCCGTCGGGGGTGCCCCGGCCGAAGGCCCGGAGGATCCGCTCGGCCAGCGAGTTGCCGAGCGACCGGCGGGCGAAGGTGACCCCGAGATAGGTCTGCCCCTCGGCGTGGTTGACCGAGAGCAGGTGCCGCTGGGCGGCGACCAGGTGATCCGACCAGCTCGGCGCGCCGGAGACGGTGGCCAGCGGGTGCGGGGTGTGCTGGTCGATCGTCCGGGCCCACTCGTCGGCCGGGAACGGCCGGGTGGTCCGGCGCAGGTGCAACCGGAAGCCGGCCAGCCCGGCGTACTGCTCGGAGATGGCGGAGAGCAGCGCCTCCCGTTCGGCGTCCGGCCGGAACGCCCAGCGCACCTCCGGCAGCCAGTACCAGGCGGTGACGGTGTTCGGGGTGAAGGTCAGGTGGCCGGCGATCTCGGTGATGGCCAGCTCGACGGCGGGATCCCGGTCGCCGAAGCGGAGCTTCGGTGCGCGTACCCGCTGGGGTTTGGTCAGCGGCTGCGGCCGGGTCGGCTTCGGCGTGCTCCGCCGCTGCTTCGGCGCGACCGGCGCGGTCTCCCGCTCCGGTCGCCGGCCGGGCCGCCGGTCCGGCTCGGCCGGGCGGCGGGTCGGCTGTTCGGCGGGCTCGCGGACGATCGGCAGCGCACCGGAGTGCTCGCCGCCGCGCTGCTGTGGCGCCGGGGTCGGCCGCCCGGGGTGTCCCTCGGCGGGAGCGGCGGGCAGGGCTCCGGCGCCGCCCGGCGCGGCTCGGGGGGCGGGTGCGTCGGCCGGCCATTCGACGGCCGGGCCGGGGTCGAGGCTGGCGGGTCCGACCGGGCGAACGGCGGCACCGGGGTCGGCGATGGTCTCGTCCTGCGCCGGCAGGGCGGGCTGGGCGGCCGGCGGAGCGTACCGGGCGGTGGGCTGCCCGGACGCGATCTCCCGCTGCCCGCCGCCACCCGCCGGGAGTTCGTCCGGCTCCCAGGCCGGCAGGCCGACGGCGGCCTCCGGTTCCTCGCCCCAGCGGCCCCGCGGATGCGGTGCGGGCGGGCGGGGCGCGGGGCGGGGTGCCGGCGCGGCGGGTGGGCTCGGCGGCGGCGCCGGCTGGACCGGGCCGGCACCGAAGAGGTCGAGGAAGGGCGAGTCGATGTCCGGGTGCTCGACCGGGGCCGGCGGGCGGGCCGGCGGCGCGGCGGGGGGTCGGGCCGGGCGGTTCCGGGCCGGTGGTTGCGGCGCCTGGAAGACCGCTACCGCACCGTGCCCGGTGTTGCTGAGCAGCGCGGCGTCGTACTCGCTCTCCTCGGCCAGCTCAGACTGGTTGTAGCCGGAGGACTGCGTACCGTTACCAGCGTTCTCGGCCGGGCGACCTGCCGGGTGAGACGAGCCCGGCCGGGAGGGGCGGGTCATGCCGCCGCCTCGCCCGGCCCGGAGGGCTCCACCGTCCAGCGGCAGAGGAATCTGGTTCGCTCGGTCACGCCGTCACCTCGCTGCGGTCGGTCATGTCAACTGCTCCCGGATCCGGATACGGGTCGCGACCAGGCGGGGGTCGCGCTGCTCTGTCGCCGGTTCGCGGGTGCGCCGCCAGTCGGTCAGTGCCGTCCGGATGACCATCCGGGCGGGCCGGTCGGGGTCGACGTACCGGAATACGAACGAGGTGGTGACGATCGCGAGCGCGATCTCCCAGGCGGGGATCAGCTCGACCTTGAGCGTGAAGAGGTAATGAATGAACATGAAGAGCGGCACCAGCAACATGAACAGCCCGTACTGCGTGTAAGGCAGGTGGACGGGCAGTGTGTAGCCGGGCGGCCCCAGGTAGACCAGGCGGGCCCGATAGATGTCGTCGTCGGTGCGCAGCCGCATCTCGTGCTCCGCGGTCTATTCGAAGATCAGGTTGATCAGGTTCTCGCCGACGAAGAACAGCGTCGCCGCCCCGGCGATGAAGGCCAGGCCGAGCAGTGCGATCGCCGAGCTGGTCAGCACCTTGGAGACCTCGCCCTTGCTGGCCCGACCGATGAAGATCACGCCGAGTACGGCGAGCAGGATGGGCGCGATGTTGGTGGCGAAGAAGCCGACGATCCCGTCGGTGTCGATATTGCCCTCGGGCTCGGCCGCCGTCACGAACGCGAGGGTGTGGAGCGCGTGCGTGGCAGCCGGCCATGCCGTCTCCACCAGCTCCATGGCGAACATCGGAATCCTCCCCGGTGCGGTGACGCCCCGCCTCCGCACTGCTGTCAAGCCCGGTCAACCGGGTCGGTCGTGGGGTGTTGATCGACCCTGCGTCTCGCAATCACCGCAAAGGGTGATGGTTTGTGGGCATCTTTGTCCTGATTCGGCCCATCTCTTAAGTTCTGGCATCTGGCTGATGCGAGCGTACGGCGCGTGCCTGTTTGGAACAAGCGGCCCGGAGTGCCACCGATCGCTCCTCCCCGGCCGGTTTTCACGCGCCTCGCCGACGCCGGGCCCGCCACCGGTACCGCACCGATCCCGGGGCGGGGCGGGCCGCGCCCGGCCGGCAGGACCACCGGCGGGACCACCGGCGGGACCCGGGGGCGACCGGGCCCGGAGTCGGGCAGGTGGGTAGCGTCGAGTCGTGACCGAGTCAGTCCAGGGAGCCGCCGCGACCGACGGTGGGTGGCGGGCCGGCGCGGACCTGCTCCGCTCGCCCCGGCCGGTGGTGATCGGCGTCCTCAACGTCACGCCCGACTCCTTCTCCGACGGCGGGCGGTACGCCGACCTCGACGCCGCCGTACGGCACGGGGTCGAGATGCACTCCGACGGCGCCCACCTGGTCGACGTCGGCGGCGAGTCCACCCGGCCCGGCGCCGACCGGGTCGACGCCGAGACCGAGGCCGCCCGGGTGCTGCCGGTCATCCGGGAACTCGCCGCCCGCGGCGTGCCGATGAGCGTCGACACCTACCGGGCCGGTGTCGCCGCCGCCGCGCTGGCCGCCGGGGCGACAGTGGTCAACGACGTCTCCGGCGGACTCGCCGACCCGGACATGGCCAAGGTGGTCGCCGAGGCGGGCTGCCCGTGGATCCTGATGCACTGGCGGGCGCACGCCAAGCGGATGCAGGAACTCGCGCGCTACACCGACGTGGTCACCGACGTACGCACCGAGCTGGCCCAGCGGGTCTCCGACGCCCTCGCCGCCGGGGTCGCCGCCGACCGCATCGTGCTCGACCCCGGCCTCGGCTTCGCCAAGCGACCCGCCGACAACTGGCAGCTCACCGCCCGGCTGCCGGAGCTGCTGGCGCTCGGCTACCCGCTGCTCTTCGGGGCCAGCCGCAAGTCGTACCTCGGTGCGCTGCTGGCCGGCCCGGACGGTACGCCACGGCCGACCGACGGGCGTACCGCCGCCACGATCGCCACCAGCGTGCTCGCGGTCGCGGCCGGCGCCTGGGGGGTACGGGTGCACGACGTACGGGAGACCGTGGACGCGCTCGCGGTGTGGACCGCCAGCGGACGTCCCCGGCTGACCACCGGGGAGGTGGCCGGATGACCGGGCCGGCGGGCGACCGGGGTCGACCGGGGGACGGGTCCACCGGGCTTCCCGGGCCGGGCACCGACCGGATCGTGCTGACCGGGTTGCGGGCGCGCGGGCGGCACGGCGTCTACGACTTCGAGCGGGCCCAGGGGCAGGACTTCGTCGTCGACGTCGTGCTGGAACTCGACCTGACGATGGCGGGCCGCTCCGACGACGTGGCCGACACCGTGCACTACGGCGAACTCGCCGGCCGGCTGGTCGCGATCGTGACCGGCGAGCCGGTCAACCTGATCGAGACGCTCGCCGAGCGGCTCGCCGCCGCCTGTCTCGCCGATCCACGGGTACTGGTCACCTCGGTCACCGTGCACAAGCCGCAGGCGCCGATCCCGCACGACTTCGCCGACGTGGCGGTCACCGTGACCCGGCGGAGGTGAGATGACCCGGGCCGTGCTCTCGCTCGGCAGCAACCTCGGTGACCGGCTCGGACACCTGCGCACGGCGGTCGACGAGCTGCGGGACGTACTCCTGGTGGCCTCCGGGGTCTACGAGACGCCGCCGTGGGGGGATCCGGACCAGCCGGCGTACCTGAACGCCGTCCTGCTGGTCGCGGACGACGCGGCCGGGCCGGGCGACTGGCTCGACCGGGCCCGGGCCGCCGAGGCGGCGGCCGGCCGGGTCCGCGACCCGCGGCGCCGCTTCGGCCCGCGCACCCTCGACGTGGACGTGGTCGCGGTCTGGTCGGCCGACGGCGAGCCGGTGCGCAGCGCCGACCCCGAGCTGACCCTGCCGCACCCCCGGGCCCACCTGCGGGCGTTCGTGCTCCGGCCGTGGATCGACATCGACCCGTACGGGCGGCTGCCCGGCCACGGCTGGCTGACCGACCTGATGTCGACCGAGCCGGTCGCCACCGACGTGCTGGACGTGCGCCCCCGTCCAGATCTGCGGATAGAGTCGGATTGACGGCGACCGCGGCGCGGACCGGACGAGCCAGCAGCACGACCCGGTTCCGGGCGGTCCGTGGGAAGCGGTGCCGACGAGCGGAGTGAGGAAGAGTTGTGACCGAGCGCAGACCCCCGACGCGCGGCCCGGCCCCCGAGCGCGGGCGGATGGGTCCGACCAGACCCGCCTCCCTGGTGGTGGCCGGACTCGCCTCGGCGGCCCTGGCCTGGTTGCTGGTCAGCAGCTTCTACAGCCACATCCCGCCGCTGCCCTGGCTGCCCATCGTCACCCTGCTCGGGCTGGCCGCCCTGGAGGGGTACGCGGCGGCGAACACCCGGGCCCGGATCGAGCGCAGGCCCGGACGGGATCCGGTCGACCCGCTGGCGGTGGCCCGCTTCGTCGTACTGGCCAAGGCGTCCGCGCTGGCCGGGGCGATCTTCGCGGGTTTCTACGCCGGGCTGGACGTCTGGCTGCTCATCGAGCGGACCCGGGCGGCCGCGAACGACGTACCGGCGGCTAGTGCGGGACTCGGCGCGTCGCTCGCCCTGGTGGGTGCGGCGCTCTGGTTGGAACGCGCCTGTCGGGTGCCCGATCGTGATGATCGTAATTCGGAGAGTGACGATCTGGATCGGCGCGACGAGCGCTGAACAGGCCGCGCGGCGAATCGACGCGCACCGGGGGTGACGGCCGGGCGTGCGCGCGGGTACGGTGCCTCCGACCGGGCCGGATCCGCCCGCTTCGCTGGATCTTGCCCACGTCCGACCGCTCCGCCCCCGGATGGCGCCCCGGGTCGGGGCCTGTTCGGCGGGACGAAACAGGAGGCGCGCGCGATGGCGTACGACGATTCCATCTATCGGCGACGGGACCCCGGAGCGGATCCGGTGGGCACCGGTGCCCGGGAGGATCCCCGGTACGGCGCGGACCCCGGTTACGACGCCGACCCCCGTACGTCGTCCAGCCACGTCACCGGCCGGTTCATGGGTGGCGAACCCGCCGTGGCGACCGACCCCGACCCGGCCGAGCCGACCCGGCGGCGGAACGTCCCGCCGGCCGCGCTGGAGAACGTCTTCGACGATCCCGCACACGGCGAGCCCGGGCGGGACCGGATCGGCGTGCACCTGCTCTGGGAGCTGGTCCTGCTGGTCGTGGTGGCGGTGCTGCTCTTCCTCTGCAACCGGGACTATCCCGACCTGCTCCGTGGCGAGCAGCGGGAGAGCCTGCTGGTCTTCGGCACCGCGCTCGGGCTGCTCACCCTCGGCGCCGGGCTGACCCTGCGCACCGCCGCGCCGAACCTCGCGCTGGGTCCGGTCGCCGTCGCCGCCGCGCTGCACTTCGCGGAGAACTCCGACCGGGGCGTCGTCTCGGCGATGCTGCCGGCGGTGGTCGCCGGGGTCGCCGTCGGCCTGGTGATCGCCGTACTGGTGGTGGGCTTCCACGTGCCGGGCTGGGCGGCCAGCCTCGCCGCCGGACTCGCGGTGGTGGTCTTCGTCGAGCAGCGCACCGCCCCGGTCGACGTGCAGGGCGAGTACGACCCGAACCAGCACGCGCTCTACCTCTTCGCCGGCTTCGCCGCCGTCGCCGTGCTGGCCGGCCTCTTCGGCACCGTCAAGACGGTACGCCGAGCGGTCGGCCGGTTCCGGCCGGTGGGCGA from Plantactinospora sp. BC1 carries:
- a CDS encoding MerR family transcriptional regulator; this translates as MLTIGELASYAGVTVRAVRHYHAKGLLPEPERDRSGYRRYDAGAVVELIKIRTLAEAGVPLARVRELLQADEEEFAAAVADIDKRLRAEIRERQRHREGIARLASGDSLALPPVVVEYLDRLRALGVDERIVQVERDGWIPLAAHSPERVPEWMARKREQIAAPQLIGFYLTLGQALDRTDDDPRLVELADKLAAYITQMADERGEDYVDDTHIEPPLVKLMDTLAFDTVPPARRLIELLKERGWTGWTELKRVNPTPDAAGTWQEDTASRRSGRDR
- a CDS encoding M23 family metallopeptidase; translation: MTDRGPTRRPVRRVALAVVLTGVLALLCCVGGTGAFLVTMFASEEENLAAATFGCGDTEPVKTDGDLPLVGPYKASQMRNAAIIIKVGREMGLPPRAWVIAVATAMQESGLTNHGHLGDRNDHDSLGLFQQRPSTGWGTPEQIRNPEYAARKFYEKLKTIRNWQKRSLTRAAQAVQISAFPDAYAKHEPLATEIVNALTGGAARAAGTDLGLGCADGAEIAASGWTAPIPGGVGSGFRTAARPAHNGVDIGAPKYTTEIRAAAAGRVLVSRCDPDRRGRLSCDVDGFPGKGGCGWFVDILHAGNVITRYCHMVNRPMVSKNDMVEAGQVIGRVGSSGNSSGPHLHFEVHLRGDRSRHGAIDPVPFMRDRGAPLTGNER
- a CDS encoding ATP-binding protein, yielding MTRPSRPGSSHPAGRPAENAGNGTQSSGYNQSELAEESEYDAALLSNTGHGAVAVFQAPQPPARNRPARPPAAPPARPPAPVEHPDIDSPFLDLFGAGPVQPAPPPSPPAAPAPRPAPRPPAPHPRGRWGEEPEAAVGLPAWEPDELPAGGGGQREIASGQPTARYAPPAAQPALPAQDETIADPGAAVRPVGPASLDPGPAVEWPADAPAPRAAPGGAGALPAAPAEGHPGRPTPAPQQRGGEHSGALPIVREPAEQPTRRPAEPDRRPGRRPERETAPVAPKQRRSTPKPTRPQPLTKPQRVRAPKLRFGDRDPAVELAITEIAGHLTFTPNTVTAWYWLPEVRWAFRPDAEREALLSAISEQYAGLAGFRLHLRRTTRPFPADEWARTIDQHTPHPLATVSGAPSWSDHLVAAQRHLLSVNHAEGQTYLGVTFARRSLGNSLAERILRAFGRGTPDGERRKLGRTVEQFDEVLGAFGMRGRQVSAEELEWLMYRSVALCMAPPGQLSPVTNGRWERGDLLALTEQVERYRTPYGSTVKLVNRMTGEERHVAVLAVGRMEPLEIPERHEPWLHFHERLPWPMELSTRVDILGPGDSFRNLEHRLRMIRSQQLDYAEHGIDAPPELERLAKRALVIGDEMTTGLPVESARAHGWHRIAVGGRTREECLERARRLIQLYSRELRISLQHPKNQDWLAREFIPGEPIANTGYLRRMPVNLLAAALPQAASTVGDRRGDLIGRTAGTCRRPVFLDLHFPMEVRERSGLAVFVAEPGGGKSTLLGALGYLAARRGVQVTLLDPSGPLARLCAMPELRPYSRVLNLTGSEHGTLAPYALIPTPLRSEFAAGSAGDREFQIAVSNARAERRMLVQDICMMLVPPQVAREASTATLFRHAVRQVPAEETSTLDDVVACLAGLEDEGRELANLLLDTAEMPLALLFFGRPPEGLLGADATLTVITMAGLRLPDLKIEREYWSAEEALALPMLHTAHRLAVRRCYGGAMSSRKLVGLDEAHFMEGWRSGRSFLVRLARDSRKWNLAALVSSQNPKDILGLDVQNLVSTVFVGRIAEDVDIASEALRLLRVPVNDGYEATLASLSSVDASSADRLGFREFVMRDVDGRVQKVRVDVSYVPGLLDHLDTTPVTAKAAPANLPSPVADLEA
- the folP gene encoding dihydropteroate synthase; amino-acid sequence: MLRSPRPVVIGVLNVTPDSFSDGGRYADLDAAVRHGVEMHSDGAHLVDVGGESTRPGADRVDAETEAARVLPVIRELAARGVPMSVDTYRAGVAAAALAAGATVVNDVSGGLADPDMAKVVAEAGCPWILMHWRAHAKRMQELARYTDVVTDVRTELAQRVSDALAAGVAADRIVLDPGLGFAKRPADNWQLTARLPELLALGYPLLFGASRKSYLGALLAGPDGTPRPTDGRTAATIATSVLAVAAGAWGVRVHDVRETVDALAVWTASGRPRLTTGEVAG
- the folB gene encoding dihydroneopterin aldolase, which gives rise to MTGPAGDRGRPGDGSTGLPGPGTDRIVLTGLRARGRHGVYDFERAQGQDFVVDVVLELDLTMAGRSDDVADTVHYGELAGRLVAIVTGEPVNLIETLAERLAAACLADPRVLVTSVTVHKPQAPIPHDFADVAVTVTRRR
- the folK gene encoding 2-amino-4-hydroxy-6-hydroxymethyldihydropteridine diphosphokinase, giving the protein MTRAVLSLGSNLGDRLGHLRTAVDELRDVLLVASGVYETPPWGDPDQPAYLNAVLLVADDAAGPGDWLDRARAAEAAAGRVRDPRRRFGPRTLDVDVVAVWSADGEPVRSADPELTLPHPRAHLRAFVLRPWIDIDPYGRLPGHGWLTDLMSTEPVATDVLDVRPRPDLRIESD
- a CDS encoding DUF3180 domain-containing protein, with translation MGPTRPASLVVAGLASAALAWLLVSSFYSHIPPLPWLPIVTLLGLAALEGYAAANTRARIERRPGRDPVDPLAVARFVVLAKASALAGAIFAGFYAGLDVWLLIERTRAAANDVPAASAGLGASLALVGAALWLERACRVPDRDDRNSESDDLDRRDER